In the genome of Epinephelus lanceolatus isolate andai-2023 chromosome 18, ASM4190304v1, whole genome shotgun sequence, one region contains:
- the nosip gene encoding nitric oxide synthase-interacting protein, whose translation MTRHGKNCTAGAVYTYHEKKKDTAASGYGTQSIRLGKDAIKDFDCCCLSLQPCQDPVVTPDGFLYEKQAILEYILHQKTEIAKKIKAYEKQKQTLKSNSQLESKSEERERVERFKSRENSIVSKPINPFTSGQSKGGEMGRTDGSSAESPSAASAASSSQTLPSFWIPSLTPEFKPTLLKKPSKTVLCPMSGRPIKMNELITVRFTLLDSSLDRVALLTRQDRYVCAVTRDVLGNSVPCAVLRPSGAVVTQECVEKLIKKDMIDPVTGDKLTDKDIIPLQRGGTGFAASGVDLSAKEARPVMQV comes from the exons CGGCATCTGGTTACGGGACACAGAGCATTCGACTGGGCAAAGATGCGATCAAAGACTTTGACTGCTGCTGCCTATCCCTGCAACCCTGTCAGGATCCTGTGGTGAC ACCAGATGGATTCTTGTATGAAAAACAAGCCATTCTTGAATACATTTTGCACCAGAAGACAGAAATTGCCAAAAAAATTAAG GCGTATGAGAAGCAGAAGCAGACGCTGAAGAGCAACAGCCAACTTGAGTCCAAGTCAGAGGAAAGAGAACGGGTGGAGAGGTTTAAAAGCAGGGAGAACAGCATTGTGTCCAAACCCATCAACCCATTCACATCTG GGCAGAGCAAAGGAGGCGAGATGGGCAGGACAGATGGCAGCTCAGCAGAATCCCCCAGTGCCGCGTCAGCTGCCTCTTCCAGCCAGACCCTGCCCAGTTTCTGGATTCCCTCTCTGACACCTGAGTTCAAGCCCACCCTGCTCAAAAAACCA agTAAGACTGTGTTATGTCCCATGTCAGGACGACCCATTAAGATGAATGAGCTTATCACAGTGCGGTTTACCctgttggactccagcctggATCGAGTGGCCTTGCTCACCCGCCAG GACAGGTATGTATGTGCAGTAACCAGAGATGTCCTCGGCAACAGTGTCCCCTGTGCCGTTCTGCGCCCCTC GGGTGCTGTGGTCACTCAGGAGTGTGTGGagaagctgatcaagaaggacATGATTGATCCTGTGACTGGAGACAAACTGACTGACAAAGACATCATACCACTGCAGAGG GGTGGAACCGGCTTCGCTGCCTCTGGGGTTGACCTCAGTGCCAAAGAGGCTCGTCCAGTGATGCAAGTGTGA